A genomic window from Pungitius pungitius chromosome 12, fPunPun2.1, whole genome shotgun sequence includes:
- the pex12 gene encoding peroxisome assembly protein 12: MAAAGAHLTSTAAPEQPSIFEVLAQESLMEAVRPALRHAAKVLAESNPSRFGLAWRRFDELYLLLDLLLQNHFLSHCGASFSENFYGLKRVSRRRGLPVGGTTRWRSLLLLCLAPYLRAKLEATLARQRDEEDFSIRLAQSRRQRLYRAAMAAYPYVSSAWQAWAFCQQLLFVFGGAGTHSPLLWLAGVRLARLTARDVRDMELKSSRTGRPAEGSVAHRAWWLAAGAARGAAVSLSSALSLGVFFLQFLEWWYSSENRDTVKSLTSLPAPPPPLHLRRDSPAGRGTDCPLCRGPRANAAALSTSGFVFCYRCVYAYVKANRRCPVTGYPTELQHLVKIYAPEG; this comes from the exons ATGGCCGCGGCCGGCGCCCACCTCACCTCCACCGCCGCCCCCGAGCAGCCATCCATCTTCGAGGTGCTGGCCCAGGAGTCTCTGATGGAGGCGGTCCGACCGGCACTGAGGCACGCCGCCAAG GTTCTGGCCGAGTCCAACCCATCCCGCTTCGGCCTCGCGTGGCGACGCTTCGACGAGCTCTACCTGCTGctggacctcctcctccagaaccacttcctgtcccaCTGCGGCGCTTCCTTCTCCGAGAACTTCTACGGCCTGAAGAGAGTGTCGAGGCGGCGGGGGCTCCCCGTGGGCGGGACGACCCGCTGgcgctctctgctcctcctttgCCTGGCGCCTTACCTGCGGGCCAAGCTGGAGGCGACGCTGGCGCGGCAGCGGGACGAGGAGGACTTCTCCATCCGGCTGGCGCAGAGCCGCAGGCAGAGGCTGTACCGCGCGGCCATGGCGGCGTACCCCTACGTCAGCTCCGCCTGGCAGGCCTGGGCCTTCTGCCAGCAGCTGCTCTTTGTCTTCGGGGGCGCCGGCACCCACAGTCCCTTGCTGTGGCTCGCCGGGGTCCGACTGGCACGACTGACCGCTCGGGACGTCCGAGACATGGAGCTGAAGAGCAGCAGAACGGGCCGCCCAGCCGAGGGGAG CGTGGCGCACAGAGCATGGTGGctggcggcgggggcggcgcgCGGCGCGGCCGTGTCCCTCTCCAGCGCCCTCTCGCTGGGCGTCTTCTTCCTGCAGTTCCTGGAGTGGTGGTACTCCTCGGAGAACCGGGACACCGTGAAGAGCCTGACCTCcctgcccgcccccccgcctcctctccaCCTGCGGCGGGACTCTCCGGCCGGCCGGGGGACGGACTGCCCGCTGTGCCGCGGGCCGCGCGCCAACGCCGCGGCGCTGTCCACCTCGGGCTTCGTCTTCTGCTACCGCTGTGTCTACGCCTACGTCAAGGCCAACCGCCGCTGCCCCGTCACCGGCTACCCCACGGAGCTGCAGCACCTGGTCAAGATCTACGCACCGGAGGGGTag